The Triticum aestivum cultivar Chinese Spring chromosome 7B, IWGSC CS RefSeq v2.1, whole genome shotgun sequence genome window below encodes:
- the LOC123156187 gene encoding nuclear transport factor 2 has translation MAKQAGNSVGGVLPHPHVIGNAFAQHYYKILNESPEDVHKFYHDDSILGRKPNSDGKLTSITTMRDIKKHFVSTYLKGCSMQIDNVDSQPSHEGGVLVLVSGSFTVPDAMNRRFTQSFFLAPQKGGYFVLNDVLRYIPVEPETPPVKVPEPPLIDYFWV, from the exons ATGGCTAAGCAAGCTGGGAATTCTGTGGGTGGTGTTCTTCCCCATCCCCATGTG ATTGGAAATGCATTTGCCCAACACTACTACAAAATTCTGAATGAGTCACCAGAGGATGTCCATAAGTTCTATCATGATGACAGTATTCTTGGTCGGAAGCCAAATTCTGATGGTAAATTGACATCTATAACCACAATGCGT GATATCAAAAAACACTTTGTATCTACATACCTCAAGGGATGTTCGATGCAGATAGACAATGTAGATTCTCAGCCATCCCACGAGGGCGGTGTGCTCGTTTTAGTTAGTGGGTCTTTTACTGTCCCTGATGCCATGAATCGTAGATTTACTCAGTCGTTCTTCCTTGCTCCACAAAAAGGAGGCTATTTTGTTCTGAATGATGTGCTTAGATACATTCCAGTTGAGCCAG AAACACCACCTGTCAAGGTTCCAGAGCCTCCGTTGATAGATTATTTCTGGGTATGA